Proteins encoded within one genomic window of Couchioplanes caeruleus:
- a CDS encoding magnesium transporter MgtE N-terminal domain-containing protein — MTMGTRVYLARLAALPVFDPNGDRVGRVRDAVVRLRTTNRPPQVVGLVAEMALRRRIFLPIGRVTSMDAEAVVLSTGTLNLRRFEKRPNELLVLEDLLDRRVSITAEDGNQPPKSGTVVDLGMDLNRNNEWLVTRVAVRQHTGRLARRGHTYQVEYDRIRGLVGATDMQGSANLVALLEQMRPADMANALQDLSDARRNEVAAALSDRTLADVLEELPEHDQVEILVRLDRERAADVLERMDPDDAADLLAELPKPEQTILLDLMEPEEAAPVRQLMSYTPGTAGSVMTSEPVILPPDATVAEALARIREPELSPVVAAQVFVARAPSATPSGKYLGMVHFQRLLREPPSSILGGLIETDIDPLQPEANLTEITRRMATYDLVAMPVVDSAYRLVGAVTVDDVLDHSLPRDWRDRDVNDDEYDAGILPGAGA, encoded by the coding sequence GTGACCATGGGGACGAGGGTTTATCTGGCGCGGCTCGCCGCTCTGCCCGTGTTCGACCCCAACGGCGACCGAGTGGGCCGGGTTCGCGACGCCGTGGTGCGGCTGCGGACCACCAACCGGCCGCCGCAGGTCGTCGGGCTGGTGGCGGAGATGGCGCTGCGACGACGGATCTTCCTGCCGATCGGGCGGGTCACCTCGATGGACGCCGAAGCGGTCGTGCTCAGCACCGGCACCCTCAACCTGCGCCGGTTCGAGAAGCGGCCCAACGAGCTGCTGGTGCTCGAGGATCTGCTGGACCGCCGGGTCAGCATCACCGCCGAGGACGGCAACCAGCCGCCGAAGTCCGGGACCGTCGTCGACCTGGGCATGGACCTCAACCGCAACAACGAGTGGCTGGTCACCCGGGTCGCCGTACGCCAGCACACCGGCCGGCTCGCCCGGCGCGGGCACACGTACCAGGTGGAGTACGACCGGATCCGCGGCCTGGTCGGCGCGACCGACATGCAGGGCAGCGCCAACCTCGTCGCTCTGCTGGAGCAGATGCGCCCGGCCGACATGGCGAACGCCCTGCAGGACCTCTCCGACGCGCGGCGCAACGAGGTGGCCGCGGCGCTGAGCGACCGCACCCTGGCCGACGTCCTGGAAGAGCTGCCGGAACACGACCAGGTGGAGATCCTGGTACGGCTGGACCGCGAGCGCGCCGCCGACGTGCTCGAACGCATGGACCCGGACGACGCCGCCGACCTTCTCGCCGAGCTGCCGAAACCGGAACAGACGATCCTGCTGGACCTGATGGAGCCCGAGGAGGCGGCCCCGGTCCGGCAGCTCATGAGCTATACGCCGGGCACCGCCGGCTCGGTCATGACCTCGGAGCCGGTGATCCTGCCGCCGGACGCGACCGTGGCCGAGGCGCTGGCGCGCATCCGCGAGCCGGAGTTGTCCCCGGTCGTCGCCGCCCAGGTCTTCGTCGCCCGGGCGCCGTCCGCGACGCCGAGCGGGAAGTATCTGGGCATGGTCCATTTCCAGCGGCTGCTGCGGGAGCCACCGTCGTCGATCCTGGGCGGGCTCATCGAGACGGACATCGACCCGCTGCAGCCGGAGGCCAACCTCACCGAGATCACCCGCCGGATGGCGACCTACGACCTGGTCGCGATGCCGGTCGTGGACAGCGCCTACCGGCTGGTGGGCGCCGTCACGGTCGACGACGTCCTGGACCACTCGCTGCCGCGCGACTGGCGGGACCGCGACGTCAACGACGACGAGTACGACGCGGGCATCCTGCCGGGAGCCGGGGCATGA
- a CDS encoding DMT family transporter, whose product MRETPAYLTVAALFIAVVAVSSSAPLIAFAAAPALAVAFWRNAIAFAALTPISAGPRRAEVRTLLSADGLYCVLAGVALAAHFATWMPSVQLGSVATATALVATQPVWQGLLAAALPSWSRVRGGSPSRLGWAGILLAVIGVAWATGVDIGVSAQAVVADVLALLGAMAAAVYTAFGERARARLSTTTYTWACYGTCAALLLAVCLIAGVRMTGYDQRTWAAILALVIGAQLLGHSMFNYALHRVTATTVSVLILLEVPGAALLAWAWLGQTPRAEALPGLALLVVGVAVVILAGARSRSAATASASLADAADPTPSGAGH is encoded by the coding sequence ATGCGCGAGACACCCGCATACCTCACCGTCGCCGCTTTATTCATCGCTGTGGTCGCCGTCTCCTCCTCGGCGCCGCTGATCGCCTTCGCCGCGGCCCCGGCCCTGGCCGTGGCGTTCTGGCGCAACGCGATCGCCTTCGCGGCGCTGACCCCGATCAGCGCCGGACCGCGGCGGGCGGAGGTGCGGACCCTGCTGAGTGCCGACGGTCTGTACTGCGTCCTGGCCGGCGTTGCGCTGGCGGCGCACTTCGCCACCTGGATGCCGAGCGTCCAACTCGGCTCGGTGGCCACCGCGACGGCCCTGGTGGCGACGCAGCCGGTGTGGCAGGGTCTGCTCGCCGCGGCCCTTCCCTCCTGGAGCCGGGTCCGGGGCGGATCGCCGTCACGGCTCGGCTGGGCGGGAATCCTGCTGGCCGTGATCGGAGTCGCCTGGGCGACCGGAGTGGACATCGGCGTCTCGGCCCAGGCGGTCGTCGCGGATGTGCTCGCGCTCCTGGGAGCCATGGCGGCCGCGGTCTACACGGCCTTCGGTGAGCGTGCCCGCGCCCGGCTGAGCACTACCACGTACACCTGGGCCTGCTACGGGACCTGCGCGGCGCTGTTGCTGGCGGTGTGCCTGATCGCAGGCGTCCGGATGACCGGCTACGACCAGCGCACCTGGGCGGCGATCCTCGCCCTCGTGATCGGCGCCCAGCTTCTCGGACATTCGATGTTCAACTACGCGTTGCATCGGGTGACCGCGACGACGGTCAGCGTGCTCATCCTGCTGGAGGTTCCCGGGGCCGCACTGCTGGCGTGGGCGTGGCTGGGTCAGACTCCGCGGGCCGAAGCGTTGCCCGGGCTCGCGTTGCTGGTCGTGGGGGTTGCCGTGGTGATCCTTGCGGGGGCGCGGAGCCGCTCGGCGGCAACGGCGTCGGCGTCGCTGGCGGACGCCGCCGACCCGACGCCCAGCGGCGCTGGTCACTAG
- a CDS encoding PhzF family phenazine biosynthesis protein, which translates to MSSLAYEIVDVFTNRPFAGNPLAVVYGAEALAGDQMQMLAREFHLSETVFVLPPSDIEATYRARIFTPEEELPFAGHPSIGAAVTSVRRGLAAAGRVVQECGAGLLPVVVSDAGSAALTGGTPTKGREFAPEVLLELTGLAADDYAGGSATPSAAGCGLEFVYLPVERRALARAWADTARAAQAGVSQISVFAWDDATRTAYARVFCPAVAVPEDPATGSAALGLGVWLVANGRLPGEGTTAYTVHQGLEMHRPSLLECTVTASSGAATSATVAGHVVPIARGEIAVPPFVG; encoded by the coding sequence ATGTCGAGCCTCGCGTACGAGATCGTGGACGTCTTCACCAACCGCCCGTTCGCGGGAAACCCGCTGGCGGTGGTGTACGGCGCCGAAGCGCTCGCCGGTGACCAGATGCAGATGCTGGCACGCGAGTTCCACCTTTCGGAGACGGTGTTCGTGCTGCCGCCGTCCGACATCGAGGCCACGTACCGCGCGCGGATCTTCACCCCGGAGGAGGAGCTGCCGTTCGCCGGTCACCCCAGCATCGGCGCGGCGGTCACATCGGTACGGCGGGGACTCGCGGCGGCCGGGCGCGTCGTGCAGGAATGCGGGGCGGGACTGCTGCCCGTCGTGGTGTCGGACGCGGGCTCGGCGGCCCTGACCGGCGGTACGCCGACGAAGGGCAGGGAGTTCGCGCCCGAGGTGCTGCTGGAGCTCACCGGGCTCGCCGCCGACGACTATGCCGGCGGTTCGGCGACCCCGTCGGCGGCCGGGTGCGGCCTGGAGTTCGTGTATCTGCCGGTCGAGCGCCGGGCGCTGGCCCGGGCCTGGGCGGACACCGCTCGGGCGGCGCAGGCCGGGGTCTCCCAGATCAGTGTCTTCGCCTGGGACGACGCGACCCGCACCGCGTACGCCCGGGTGTTCTGCCCCGCAGTGGCGGTGCCGGAGGACCCGGCGACCGGATCGGCGGCGCTGGGACTGGGCGTGTGGCTGGTCGCCAACGGCCGACTGCCCGGCGAGGGTACGACGGCGTACACGGTGCACCAGGGCCTGGAGATGCACCGGCCGTCGCTGCTGGAGTGCACGGTGACGGCGTCGTCGGGCGCGGCCACGTCGGCGACGGTGGCGGGTCACGTGGTGCCGATCGCCAGGGGGGAGATCGCGGTGCCGCCGTTCGTCGGCTAG
- a CDS encoding DUF4190 domain-containing protein — MTYPPTPAPDGSQPPPHDPLIQAYQPLPPYGSPQGYAPPQAYQVPAAQDPYAPGAPAPYGYAAGQQVPYDYGYAGSPYGYSQYPPGPRPTDGMAIASLVVSCVSIVGLCGFWLGGILGVVGAILGHVARRRIRQSGANGGGMALAGIIVGWVVTAIALTVGVVVGVLIANDPSSTTF; from the coding sequence GTGACCTACCCACCGACGCCTGCACCGGACGGCAGCCAGCCTCCGCCGCATGACCCGCTGATCCAGGCCTACCAGCCACTGCCGCCCTATGGGTCGCCCCAGGGGTATGCGCCGCCGCAGGCCTACCAGGTGCCGGCGGCGCAGGATCCCTACGCGCCCGGTGCGCCCGCTCCCTACGGTTACGCGGCCGGACAGCAGGTCCCGTACGACTACGGCTATGCCGGAAGCCCGTACGGATACTCGCAGTACCCGCCCGGCCCCCGACCCACGGACGGCATGGCGATCGCCTCGCTGGTCGTCTCCTGCGTCTCGATCGTGGGGCTCTGCGGCTTCTGGCTCGGGGGCATCCTCGGCGTGGTCGGTGCGATTCTCGGCCATGTCGCCCGGAGGCGGATCCGGCAGTCGGGGGCGAACGGCGGCGGCATGGCGCTGGCCGGCATCATCGTCGGCTGGGTCGTGACAGCCATCGCCCTGACCGTCGGGGTCGTGGTGGGCGTGCTCATCGCCAACGACCCCTCGAGCACCACCTTCTGA
- a CDS encoding HAD family hydrolase gives MPAYQAVLFDFFGTLTRSVKRGPQHADIARALGCDPDAVLSVLDRTFQVRARGQLGSAEATLRWVTEQAGGSPLAAQVQAAVPARINALRADTQLRSDAESVLAAVKRRGLRTALISDCTHELPAFLPSMPIAPLLDVSVFSVEVGRCKPDPLIYLEACWRLQVAPEDCLYVGDGGSQELTGAAAVGMTPIRLSAPDLADHLVFNHDEDFAGPSVSSLSAIVDLLDRVPVLN, from the coding sequence ATGCCCGCCTACCAAGCGGTGCTGTTCGATTTCTTCGGCACTTTGACACGATCCGTCAAGCGCGGACCACAGCACGCCGATATCGCACGGGCGCTCGGATGCGATCCCGACGCCGTCCTGAGTGTCCTGGACCGTACCTTCCAGGTCCGGGCCCGCGGACAGCTGGGTTCGGCCGAGGCCACCCTGCGGTGGGTCACCGAGCAGGCGGGCGGCAGCCCGCTGGCGGCGCAGGTGCAGGCCGCGGTGCCGGCCAGGATCAACGCGTTGCGGGCGGACACCCAGCTCCGCTCCGACGCGGAGAGCGTCCTCGCCGCCGTGAAGCGCCGGGGACTGCGGACCGCCCTGATCAGCGACTGCACGCACGAGCTGCCCGCGTTCCTGCCGAGCATGCCGATCGCCCCGCTGCTGGACGTCAGTGTCTTCTCCGTCGAGGTCGGACGCTGCAAGCCGGACCCCCTGATCTACCTGGAGGCCTGCTGGCGGTTGCAGGTCGCGCCGGAGGATTGCCTCTACGTGGGTGATGGCGGCAGCCAGGAGCTGACCGGCGCGGCGGCGGTGGGAATGACCCCGATCCGGCTGAGCGCGCCCGACCTGGCCGACCACCTCGTCTTCAACCACGACGAGGACTTCGCCGGGCCGAGCGTGTCGTCGCTTTCCGCGATCGTCGACCTGCTGGACCGCGTACCCGTGCTCAACTGA
- a CDS encoding DUF1003 domain-containing protein encodes MSEMRRDRLDQPVEPGRVRLPRFDPEAFGQWSENIARYMGTAKFIVYMTVLIGAWFAWNTLAPKPMRFDPYTFTFLTLILSLQASYAAPLILLAQNRQTDRDRLAMDEDRRRAAMQKADTEYLAREIAALRIALGEVATRDFVRSELARLADELDEAAHRRQKLERKEWEEEHS; translated from the coding sequence ATGAGCGAAATGCGCAGGGACCGGCTGGACCAGCCGGTGGAGCCGGGCCGCGTCCGGCTGCCCCGGTTCGACCCGGAGGCCTTCGGGCAGTGGTCGGAGAACATCGCCCGCTACATGGGTACGGCCAAGTTCATCGTCTACATGACCGTGCTCATCGGGGCATGGTTCGCGTGGAACACGCTGGCGCCCAAGCCGATGCGCTTCGACCCGTACACCTTCACCTTCCTGACGTTGATCTTGTCCTTGCAGGCGTCCTATGCCGCTCCGCTGATCCTGCTCGCGCAGAACCGGCAGACCGACCGGGACCGCCTCGCGATGGACGAGGACCGGCGACGGGCGGCGATGCAGAAGGCGGACACCGAGTATCTGGCCCGGGAGATCGCCGCGCTGCGCATCGCGCTGGGCGAGGTGGCGACGCGCGACTTCGTCCGCTCCGAGCTGGCTCGCCTCGCCGATGAGCTGGACGAAGCCGCCCATCGCAGGCAGAAGCTGGAACGCAAGGAGTGGGAGGAAGAGCACTCCTGA